The DNA region GTTAGCGGTTAGTAGTAGGCGCCGTAGTAGCAACCGTTGTGACAGTTGCGGAGTGCGATAGTGCGAAATGAGGGGAAGACAATGGAGACAATGCAAGAAGAACGAGCGTGTGTGGGAAAATGAaattccaaaataaaaaatggagcaaaagaaaaaaaaacaaaagagaaaaaaaagagagaaagaagaaaagaaaactcatcattataCAAACACGCACTACTGGCGAGTAACACTATCATCCGCTGGCTGCTGTGCAAGACCAGAAGCCTTTCGCAATCGGGATGCAGTAGTAGGAGGAGGAAGCGGATGCAGGGGGGGTAGGAGGGAAGAGAGTTTAAGGCATGCAATTTTTACTATTCCAAACGTCAGTTCTAAGGACTCTGTTGGCTAGGGTGTAGTAAGAAGAGGTGTAAGTTTACATTAGTTCAGGAAGCATCTCGCCATACGCTAGCTGCTAAAGTAACGCAGAACAAAATTACTGTAACCTCAGGCTGAGGAAGACGGCCATAaggaagataaaaacaaacggcTACTGAGTAACAGGCATtactaaaaaaaagtgtaaatcAAATATTACACCATTACGCATTAACATTACTACGAGACAAAACTACGATACGAGAAAgaacgaaacagaaaaaaaagtaaaaacttgCAGCACTATTCCTAGTgattacacatacacacacacaggtctAGAAGGAAACAGGGATAGGGTGGTTTGGAATTTTGGAGCTAAAGTTTGACGGGCGCGGGAAAGGCGGTGGGAGAATGGAGAAAGGGTACGGTTGGAGGCACGGTCGTATACTTACGAGGTACGTAAATGCCCTCCGGCTGGGAATAttgcaccacaccaccaccaggtgCCGCTATCGTGTGCAGGCCGGAACCATCGCTCGTTGTGTTGGCTGTGGtagtggggggagggggtagtatatatatttatatatatttatgtaTCGCACAGTTGACACTGGTCGGTTGGTAGTATTGCAATTTTGGTCAGTTTTCGGTGTTTGCGCAAATTGATTTCGTCCAGTTCGAGAACAAACGGATGGATGAAGGTAGCAAGCGGAAGAAGGGGGTTGGGAGTAGTGTtaggtaaatctgattcatgaatctgaatgaatctttgaaataatttaatgaatctgaatctcggaTGCAAAGATTCATTTATCTCCAAAGATATGAATCTCTAAATATTCTTGAATttcaaagatttatgaatatccaaagattcatgaatcttcaatGGTTCGTGAATCTCGAAAGAATCGTGAATCTTTAAAGGTTCAAATGTCATATTTaaagagattcatgaatctccaaagattcgtgaatatctaaagattcgtgaatctcgaaagactcatgaatctcgaaagattcaaaGGTCATCTCCAaagagatttatgaatctccaaagattcgtgaatatctaaagattcgtgaatctcgAAAGACTCATGAATTTCGAAAGATTCAAAGGTCATCTCCAaagagattcgtgaatctccAAAGACTCGTGAATATGTAAAGATTCGGGAATCTCGAAAGACTCATGAGTCTCGAAAGATTCAAAGGTAATCTCCaaagagattcatgaatctccgaAGACACGTGAATATCTAAAGATTCGTGAatttcgaaagattcatgaatctcgaaagatttatcaatttcaaagattcatatatctctcaaagattcatgaatatccaaagattcatgaatctctaaacATTCATGATTATCTAAGGATTCCGGAATCTCAAGGGATTCATACATCTCCAAAGATTTATAGAGCTTGAGCTTCCCATTATTTCTCTTCTTGGCGTTACAACCTACGTGGCCATGCCACTCAGGAGATTCCCTggaatccttggagattcatgaatcttaagAAAATCATTAATAATTGAAGAgtcgattcgagattcgaatcactcatcactgaacattcatatgaataaatttcaatgaaagattcatgaaactgAACACTACTAGGGAGGAagattttgaatgtttttgtttgcgaaATTTGGCACATCAGTTGGGGATGGTCAGAAAATGGTTTTTATGGTCTAAATACTCCTTTTTTTACTCTGTTTTACTCGCAGGATGTCTTACACGTCCAAATAAGTAGCTAGGTTAAGTTTGATGTAATGTTAAAAAGGTTTTGGTATTGGTCAGGATCGTCCACGGGTGACTAGGAGAGGTGGTGGTTTGATATAGGTGAGATGAAGTGGACAAATGGATCTACCCAAAATCGATGGTCTACGTCTGCAATAGTtcaacacgtgtgtgtgtgtgaggagtAAAACAATGCTACCATTACAACTAATGCATTCCCCCTACGAACGGATAGGTCTAGAGTCAAAATCGAATTACATTTCTGAAGTGAACGGAGAGCCGTAGTAATCCGGCTAATTTGGGTAAATacagaaaacgaaaaaaacaaaaaatccacaagCGCTATCTAAGCTACCGGGAAACTGGCTAATGGTtttgaagagagaaaaaagtgtGAAAGAGAGCGAGCACGTGAGCTTCCGAATCGACATCATGTatcataacaaacaaacaaaaaaaaagcacacacaactAGTTCCGTGCCGAGACAGCTCCCTTGCCCCCAATGACTAGTTCTACACTTAATTAGTCTAATTAGCTCGCAGCAAAGCAATGAAAAAGAGAAACGAAAAGTGTAAAGATGGAACCATGCGTAACGCTAattaacaaaaccaaaaaaaaaaaaaaaatacaggaaTACTGTTCACAGACAGAACCTCCTCGTGAGAGATTAGAATGGTAgactaattttaaaaataaattcaaacaaaacaacgagaCTTGAAAGGATAGTGATGGGATAGGAAAGTACTAAAGAATATAAGCTAAACAGGAGTTGTTAAATAAAACAGAACGAACGCAATGGATTGCAAGATTTGAAATAAACGATTAAAActggaaaaaacaaaacccaaaaactctaacctaaaaaaaaaaaaactacaaggATTCTAATAAGAAATGAGAATTCTTTTCGATCGACGCAGTTTTCCGCCAATCGTGCTCTTAAAAGAAAGATGAATATAACAGTAGAAAAAGGTGAAAACGGGGTCTGGTTGGGATTTTTGCTGATTAGTGAATGCAAGCTCCGTTTTGTTGGTGGTTTTGTGGAAATTTAAGAAACGAAAACATTGGAACAGATTTGTTAAGTTGCAATCCCCCGCGCGTTGCGGTGGGGCTGGCCCCTTTCCGGTTGACCTTTTGCGTCGGGGAAGGGGTTTGgagtaaaaaagaaacccccccACCATGTCCTCGAGGCTCAATCACACAGGCAGAGAGACATTCGTTCTACACGCCTCATACCGTCGGCAGCtcgacagcaaacaaaaaaaagggagaaaacagGAGCCGACCCTCTTAGGGAAGTTGGGCGGAACGCGCGTGGGAACAGACGAAGGCACTCGACCAACCACGTGAGTTGGGTGCGTGGTCGggggggttgggggggggggggaggtccACTAGGCGAACGAACGCCCGAACGTACCGATTTCCGCTCCGCCGAGATCGCTCAATATCTTACGATAGGATGGGCGCCGGGTCAGCAGGTCCCTCCGCTTCTTCGGGGACGCCTCCTCGTCCGACAGCGTGTCGTCGCTGTTGGTGTCGGTCATAATGCTGCCGGAACCGGTGACGATGTGCGGTTCGGGTTTGATCTTCCGGGACAatcatgaaaaacaaaacaaaaagatgcAGAAGAAACATGTCCATTACCACCGCCGGTCCGTCTGGCGCTGCTGTACGATCGTGCGCAAGAGCGCAGCTTACGTGTATGGTTTGCAAATTGCCCGTCGTCGTGTGGATCACGGAGTTTGGTTTGTTACACACTAATAGTACGCTGCGCGCGAGCGGCACGTTCCCTGTTGCCGTCTGTATGACCGACTGCTGGTTCTGCTGTATGACGGACTGCGCCTGAAAGGAGGAATGGAGAGCgttacgaccaaaaaaaaaaacaagaaaaccgCAGCCGACAACGTTGCTAGCTTACCTGGCCGGGCGATTGGGTCGACAGCAGCTGGACGATGTTGGTACCGGACGCGGTGActgcggcggccgccgccggcACTAGCGTTACCTCCGGACCGGCCGCACCACCGACCGGTACCGAGCTGTTGTTGGCCGACCCGGACCCGAGCGCTCCCAGGCCGCCCGGTGCACTGCCCGCTACCAAGCCCGTCACTCCCTTCACaccgcctcctcctccacctcctccaccaccacctcctcctcctcctcctccgccccCTCCACCACCTTCACCGGTAGAGGCTGCCACCGTTACTGCCGTGCTGCTGTCGGCGCTGCCGTTGTTGGAGGTACTGATTAGCTCGCTTTGGTGCTGCGTTCCTACACCGGATGGGGggccacgaccaccaccaccaccaccgccaccgccgacgGTTACCACCGCCTCACCGACCGTCGAACCGGTTGCGTTCGGACCGGTACCACCACCGAGCGGATCGCCTATCGCCGAGGAACCGTTCTCCTCGACCATACTACTGTCCATAATCCGCCCGCTGCGTTGCGCCTCCCCCCGGGGCGTCACCGTGCCGGTACCGGCGGTGGTTCGTGCGCGCACTCCAAGCTTTCCCGGTCgcgggctggctggctggtgtgCGGCAATGCGTTAAACCCCCCTTACCCTTTCCCCGTTGCAAAGGCCGCTTTTTTCACTTTCGCACCAAgtacgcgcgcgcacacgcagacacacacacgagttGCTCTCGATTAGCTTAGGTTTAGTTGCTAGTGCGTACTTTTCTCTAACTACAGTGGTAAATCAAATttagcaaaataataaaattggGCCAGTAAAAGGCTTTCAATGTCTTACACCGGCTCACGGAAGGgcaaacaatgttttttttttgtttaaatttatccCTATGCACTCCTAGGCGCAAGCACCACGGAGGACGAGGTGGAGACGCACCTGGCTCACCTAGATTCGCACTGCTCTTAAGTACCGCCCGTTTTACacactgtttgtttttgcgttttttttttctattattcaCCTGACCAGACTGGAGACGCTCAGTTCGGGGGGCTACatggtttcttcttcttcttcttctttgccgtttgaataaacacacacacacacagacacagacacctTCGCACAAAATACACCTCTAGAGCATGGCCGGACCCGGACCGGACACCGGCAGGACggaaaccgttttttttttctagcgaTGCACGCAAATCATGGGACGCCGTCGAGCGTTTTTCCCTTCGTGACGCTGCGTCTGCTCCGCGCGTTTCCGAGAATGGTCTCACCACCGCCGACAATGCTACAGAGCGGACCGAGCAAAGGCCGAGGcgcaacaaaataataaaaaaaaaataaaatcaaacaaaaccaaaactggCCCGCGCAAGGACTCGGGCGACTGCACTGTCACTGCACGGCAAGGCACCCGCGTGTGGCGCGACTCGCCTACCAACACTCCAGTTCGGGTTTGCACGGTCACATCTACACACTACACAACGGTGCGCCCGTGCACGATACACAGCGGCACATGTCCCGGATgatcctgctgctggtgcgtcCTGATCGTagcgcgctgctgctgctgctgctgctgcttctgctgctggtgctgctggtgctgttgcatTACTGTGCCACCGTCGATGGTTTCATCGGCTCTTAGTGAGCATTTCGGCCGACTGCCAAGGGCTAGAAAGTAATAgcaatcaaagaaaaaaaatgcatagaTTAGAATAGATGGCAGCGtggtgtttatttatttcgcaGGACACGCGTAGGGGCGACACGACCATTGGAAgcgttttggttttgggtgGGAAAATGTGCTGATGCTTACAAACTTCACTACGTAGTTAGAATCCAACCCGTTGGCGACCAATCCTGGTTTCGATAGACACTTTGATCGTTGATGGAatgaaaagtgaatgaaaaagACGAAAGAAAGCACCGAAAGTGGTGACGGGCAGCAAATTAAGGTGTTGAGTTGGGGTTgatactagtgatgggaaaaatgaagtttttgtcggaatcgattccggctagctccgcagttttctggaatcgattccggatagtaggtccggaatcagtttccggaatcggctccggaatcggaatcgactccggaatcggctccagagatgattccggaattggttccggaatcgactccggaatcggctccggaataggaattggttccggaatcaacttcggaatcggctccggaataggaatcggttccggaatcgactccggaatcggagtcggttccggaatcgacttcggaatcgactccggaatcggtttcgaAATCGAAGTCGGCTCTCGAATCGAAAATGGCTCATAAATTAAAATCGGCTaccaaacggagtcagtttcggcatcgccataaaaaaaggcgtttgggtccaatcatactacttattgataaccgcaaaaatccaaatttacttgtaaaagatccattctcatggagattcccggactgatttcgctccggagtcaacaccggaatcggctccggagccaactgcggaatcagctccggagccaacttcggtatcggctccggaatcggctcgaGAATCttctccggaatcggctccggaatcggctccgggatcgactccggaatcggctccggaatcgactccggaatcgactccggaatcggctccgaaatcggctccggaatcggctccggaatcggaatcgattccagcatcgatTCACGCCGACAGCAGTGTGATATGCAAATTCATGAAGATTCGTGGCAATTCTGGAACTTGGAGCGCGTGGAATGTATCGCGTTACCGACTGTGGGAATAGAACTAATACATacttcaaaaatatgttagtTTGCATATTCTAGCTTACGACTCATCAACTACAGTAGAGAAATACAACTACTTCGATGTACGTGTTGCTCTTGGTTCTATTCTTTGGTCCCAAATACAGGATAACTAGAGCATACTCTTCTTGTAATAAAACAGACTCAGACAACAGATCCTAGACGCGATTTGCACTCGAAACTCTCGTCATATAAGAGATAtagaaaaggagagagaaaggcaGTTCTCTAGGCACGGCTGATAGGAATGATGCACTCTCGACAAAGTTATCCGTATCACTGGGTGTTGACCTTGAGGGAACCCATCTCCCGCTGGCGGGTTATCGGCGCCTACAATTGGCAACACACCCGCTCAAACTCAACTCCAAGAATGACAGAAACTTATTAAATAAACATCTTTACTGGAGCAGAATGTCATTGTGTGAGGATTTTGTGTACAGAATTTTGGGGACTGATATTGTGTGGTGGTTGGAAAGTGCGCAGAATGCCAGATGAGTCCAATGCCCCTGGACTGGTTGGAGTTGGGTGGGAAAACTATCCCAACcttgaaagcaaacaaaacatcccACCGACCCccgagtgagtgtgtgtgtgtgtgtgtgtgacggtgTCCTTCAAGTGTGCTATGCTTGTTTTGGAGCTTCAAGATGCCTGCCCATCTGTGAGACCTTTCGAGCGATGAGATTAAAAGGTCATGGCATTAAATTGGAGATGGCGTGTACTCCAGCCCCATCCCACCCTGCAACTAATGCTCCCGCGTGTTGCTTGGGGGCGAAAGGGCACAAGAGCTTTCGGGGGCGCTGGAAGTAAATTATTCCACCAAAGGTTGCGTGACACAGTCCCACAGGCCGTAACCGTTGGGGCTACGGAGCCGCTCTCGGGGAGCATGGGCGATATATGGGACTCATTAGCGATTACGTCCGAACCAAGCTGCGTCCAGGTACAACAAGAGATTagcgatgtcaaactcatttcgcaGTCCGCACCTCGAAAGACCTCGAGGGCGGCAATTTGACCTCTCTGGACATAGTGCGAGGAATAAGACAGGGGAAACATTGATGTCCGGCGATGCCTCGCGCGCTACTACTAGCCAACAGTGCACTTGATTGGAATTTGGTCCTGCCCACTATTTGGTCCCAGAACCACAACGCGCTGTTAGAAGAATTTCCGCACATATGGGCGCATTACACCGTCAACATTCCATTGTATGAcatggggggggaggggtgagGATACAATGATTATAAATAAGTTTCCATGGCCTAAGATGGGGTTTCACTGAGCGGTGCATTTTCTGGACCGATTCCAACTAATTGCAACCTaacgcgtgagtgtgtgtgtgtgtgcgattccAATGAATGAACGAGAAAGATACCGGCTGGTGGGACAGGACAGGCAAGTTAGCAAGCACACGGTACGATCCGCAAGAGTTAATTTACACCTTAGCGCGAAGCGTGCTGGCGCTAAATTGTGAAGCCACGCTGACTTAGAGCATCGTTGCGTATTTTTGTGTCTTCCCGTCTTCTAGAACCTTCTTGCCACTCGAAGGTGGAAGAATTCAATCCTCCATACAAGATCCTTCCGACAATGTATACAAAACTGAGATCCCAACAGCCAGTGCCTACTCTCGAGGTCCATGCTCCAAACCCGAAACCTTTACACACCTGATTGGTTGGAGCAATAGTGTCTAAAATCGGCCTGATCAAAATCTCACACAGCCTTCGCTGCTTCGTCAGCGGATTTGTTTTACCGTTCCATTCTACCGTCCCAAACTGTTGATACGCCACAGTCTGCGCGAGTAGTCTCTTCCGCTGTATATGCTAATCGTTCGCATCGATTCACGGTCACCTCTCATCAACACAGCGGAGCTCTCGATTTTGTTCCCCCTTTCAGGTGACGGTGCCGCGTAGAGCCTTGCTCTGAGCTACTCCGACTAGTcgaactcaaaaaaaaaaaaacggaaccaaCCTTTTCAAACCCCACCCACAGACCCGTCAGGGCGTGTGATGCCGTTGTCCTGCGCTATTCTACCAAAAATCCCGAAAAGTATGCTACACACCacggcacgcacacacacacacacaccagagtTACAAGCCGTACTTAGTGactcatacaaaaacaaaacattagaAAACGCTCCAGCTTGTAAAGCGGGAGCAGTGAGGCAGGAGCACCCGGGACACCAagcggaaaagaaagaaagggggaaaacttttgctcgtCTTGTGCAAAATGGTCTTGTGAAGCAGTGCTGCTTTCTTCTGAGTTCACCGTgtatctgtctctctctttctctctctctctctgtctctatgtttgtatgtgtgactAACATCAGCTCTTGCTTGGTGGTGGCGTgcgctgtgcgtgtgtatggcGTTGATCCCATATGTTTTCAAGGCTGACACCCCTCCTTGGTACCCTCCACTATCTGTCTCTGTTCGAGCAGAAGAGGGAAAGAGGAGGAGAGGAGCAGGGTGTGGTAAGCGTGCCCCGGCCTTCAAGGACATTCGGAAGGGGATTGGGGGCGAGCAAAATCATCATCTGCACTTTCTCTCAGCCAGTT from Anopheles coluzzii chromosome X, AcolN3, whole genome shotgun sequence includes:
- the LOC120959796 gene encoding cyclic AMP response element-binding protein B isoform X1; protein product: MDSSMVEENGSSAIGDPLGGGTGPNATGSTVGEAVVTVGGGGGGGGGRGPPSGVGTQHQSELISTSNNGSADSSTAVTVAASTGEGGGGGGGGGGGGGGGGGGGGGGVKGVTGLVAGSAPGGLGALGSGSANNSSVPVGGAAGPEVTLVPAAAAAVTASGTNIVQLLSTQSPGQAQSVIQQNQQSVIQTATGNVPLARSVLLVCNKPNSVIHTTTGNLQTIHIKPEPHIVTGSGSIMTDTNSDDTLSDEEASPKKRRDLLTRRPSYRKILSDLGGAEIANTTSDGSGLHTIAAPGGGVVQYSQPEGIYVPHIFPNTVMGGNVQLEDQSRKREMRLQKNREAARECRRKKKEYIKCLENRVAVLENQNKALIEELKSLKELYCQQKSD
- the LOC120959796 gene encoding cyclic AMP response element-binding protein B isoform X2, whose amino-acid sequence is MDSSMVEENGSSAIGDPLGGGTGPNATGSTVGEAVVTVGGGGGGGGGRGPPSGVGTQHQSELISTSNNGSADSSTAVTVAASTGEGGGGGGGGGGGGGGGGGGGGGGVKGVTGLVAGSAPGGLGALGSGSANNSSVPVGGAAGPEVTLVPAAAAAVTASGTNIVQLLSTQSPGQAQSVIQQNQQSVIQTATGNVPLARSVLLVCNKPNSVIHTTTGNLQTIHIKPEPHIVTGSGSIMTDTNSDDTLSDEEASPKKRRDLLTRRPSYRKILSDLGGAEIANTTSDGSGLHTIAAPGGGVVQYSQPEGIYVPLMGGNVQLEDQSRKREMRLQKNREAARECRRKKKEYIKCLENRVAVLENQNKALIEELKSLKELYCQQKSD
- the LOC120959796 gene encoding cyclic AMP response element-binding protein B isoform X3 → MDSSMVEENGSSAIGDPLGGGTGPNATGSTVGEAVVTVGGGGGGGGGRGPPSGVGTQHQSELISTSNNGSADSSTAVTVAASTGEGGGGGGGGGGGGGGGGGGGGGGVKGVTGLVAGSAPGGLGALGSGSANNSSVPVGGAAGPEVTLVPAAAAAVTASGTNIVQLLSTQSPGQAQSVIQQNQQSVIQTATGNVPLARSVLLVCNKPNSVIHTTTGNLQTIHIKPEPHIVTGSGSIMTDTNSDDTLSDEEASPKKRRDLLTRRPSYRKILSDLGGAEIDIFPNTVMGGNVQLEDQSRKREMRLQKNREAARECRRKKKEYIKCLENRVAVLENQNKALIEELKSLKELYCQQKSD
- the LOC120959796 gene encoding cyclic AMP response element-binding protein B isoform X4, whose protein sequence is MDSSMVEENGSSAIGDPLGGGTGPNATGSTVGEAVVTVGGGGGGGGGRGPPSGVGTQHQSELISTSNNGSADSSTAVTVAASTGEGGGGGGGGGGGGGGGGGGGGGGVKGVTGLVAGSAPGGLGALGSGSANNSSVPVGGAAGPEVTLVPAAAAAVTASGTNIVQLLSTQSPGQAQSVIQQNQQSVIQTATGNVPLARSVLLVCNKPNSVIHTTTGNLQTIHIKPEPHIVTGSGSIMTDTNSDDTLSDEEASPKKRRDLLTRRPSYRKILSDLGGAEIVMGGNVQLEDQSRKREMRLQKNREAARECRRKKKEYIKCLENRVAVLENQNKALIEELKSLKELYCQQKSD
- the LOC120959796 gene encoding cyclic AMP response element-binding protein B isoform X5: MDSSMVEENGSSAIGDPLGGGTGPNATGSTVGEAVVTVGGGGGGGGGRGPPSGVGTQHQSELISTSNNGSADSSTAVTVAASTGEGGGGGGGGGGGGGGGGGGGGGGVKGVTGLVAGSAPGGLGALGSGSANNSSVPVGGAAGPEVTLVPAAAAAVTASGTNIVQLLSTQSPGQAQSVIQQNQQSVIQTATGNVPLARSVLLVCNKPNSVIHTTTGNLQTIHIKPEPHIVTGSGSIMTDTNSDDTLSDEEASPKKRRDLLTRRPSYLMGGNVQLEDQSRKREMRLQKNREAARECRRKKKEYIKCLENRVAVLENQNKALIEELKSLKELYCQQKSD